A segment of the Streptomyces sp. NBC_00376 genome:
TCCGGCTGGCCCGGGTCCGCGCGCTCGTCGGGAACGAGCAGCCCTTCGCCGACGACCTCGACCGGATCGCCGCAGCCGCGCGGGAGTGGCGCGGCCGGCACGCCGAGCCGCTGATCGCCGCGGTCCGCCGGGACGGTCCGGCCTCCGAGTCCTCCGCCCCGATCCGGCGGAGCAACACCGAGTTCGACACGCTGCGGCGGCTGTACCGGACCCAGCAGGCCCATCTCGATGCGGCGCGCGACCGGGCCCGCGCCGATCTGGGCACCGCCCGCACCACCCGGGACCGGGTGTTCATCGCGTTGGTCGTGGGTTTCCTGGCGGCCGTGGTGGCGCTGGGGCTGCTGCTGCACCGGATGGTGGGACGGCCGCTGAGCCGGCTGGCCGCCGCCTCCGACACGGTCCGCTCGGGGGCGTTCCGCAACCGGATCGAGGTCGGCGGACCGTCGGACGTGCGGGCGGTCGCGGCGGCCGTCGAGGACATGCGCCGCCGTATCGTCGGGGAGCTCGCCGAATCCCAGGAGCGCGAGCAGCTGCTGGCGGAGCAGGCCCAGGAACTGCGCCGGTCCAACGCGGAGCTGGAGCAGTTCGCCTATGTCGCCTCGCACGATCTTCAGGAGCCGCTGCGCAAGGTCGCCTCGTTCTGCCGCCTCCTGGAGAAGCGGGCCGCGGCCTCGCTCGACGACCGGGCCCGGCAGTACATCGACTACGCGGTGGACGGTGCGACCCGGATGCAGGTGCTGATCGACGACCTGCTCGCCTTCTCCCGCGTGGGACGGGTGCACGACAAGTGGAAGCCGGTCGGCCTCGACCGGACGCTCGACCGGGCACTGGCCGATCTCGCGCTGGTCGTCGAGGAGTCCGGCGCCACGGTCGTACGCGAGTCCCCGCTGCCCGAGGTGACCGGGGACGCCACGGCGCTCTCCATGGTCTGGCAGAACCTGATCGGCAACGCGGTGAAGTTCCGCCGGCCGGACGTGCCGTGCCGGATCACGGTCGGCTTCGTCCGGGAGGGCGAGGACTGGCACCTGTGCGTGTCGGACAACGGCATCGGCATCGCCCCGGAGTTCGCGCAGAAGGTGTTCGTCATCTTCCAGCGTCTGCACGGCAGGGACGAGTACGAGGGGACAGGCATCGGTCTGGCGATCTGCCGGAAGATCGTGGAGTTCCACGGGGGCCGGATCTGGCTGGACGAGGAGACCTCCGAAGGCACCCGGATCCGTTTCACACTGCCGGTCGCCGCCGCGCCCGCGCGCTCCGCGGCGGAACCGCTCGTCGCGGACCCGGCGGCCGGGCGGCCCGGCCATGGCTGAGATCAGCCGGATTCTTCCCGGAGTGGGACCGTTCGTCGCGGGTAGGCGGACGTCGAGAAGCTGTCACCGAACACCCCTGCGTCACCCTGGCTGGAGCACATGAACGAACAGGTCACCTCGCGACCGGCCGGCTGCCCCTGCCCGGACCGGTCCACGGAGGTTCTGCACAGCGCCGAGGTGTTCGACGGCGAGCCCGGCTGCATCGCGCAGGCACGGGCGCTGGCCGATCGTTTCCTGGTCCGGCTGGCCGCCGAGTGGCTCGCGGTGTTCGGTGAGCACACCCGCAGCGATCTGCTGCTGGCGGTGAGCGAGCTGGTCACCAACGCCGACCGGTACAGCCAGGGCCCCTATCTGCTGGAGCTGGAGGGCAACGCGGAGCGCGTCAGCGTCACGGTGTACGACTCCAGCACCGCCCTGCCGCTGTTCTACTCGCCCGACCCGACGCGCCCCGGCGGCCACGGCATGGAGATCGTGGTGGCGTTGTGCGACCGGCTGACCGCGGAGCGGGTGCCGGTGGGCAAGCGCATCCGGGCCGAGTTCGAACTGAGCAGCTGAGCAGCTGAGCAGCTGAGCTGTGGGGCGGGCGGGACGCCGCCCGCCCCACGACCATGTCCGGCCCTCAGATGCGGTACGCGCCCGTGGTCACGGACCGGGCCACGCCGTAGGGGGTCAGAGCGACAACGCCGGTGCCGCGTGCGCGGGTGTCCGGCCCGATGTCGAGCGGGCTGACGCCGAGGGCCCTCGCCGGCTCCGGTGCGAGGTCGAACGCGGCCGTCCTCCAGTCCTCCTCGTCCTCGTCGGACTCCTGCGCCCAATCCCATTCGGGGTTCAGGCCGAGCTCGGCGCGGCGCGCCCTTTCGAACGGCAACGGCTCGCCCGGCGTCAGCAGTTCGTCCTCGCCCTCGCCTGTCTCGCAGTACCGCCGGAGCACCGTGCCCCGTTCGGCGACGAGCCAGGCGGAGCCGTCGCCCTGGGCCCCGTAGCAGTACGCCTGCGCCTTCCCGTACCGGGCACTGAGCCGTGTGCACAACCGCAGGACGTCCTCAACCGCAGGACGTCCTCGCTGCGTTCCTCGCCGCAGGGAGCGCACCAGGCGGCGCTGGCTCAGCCGCGCTCGAAGACGCAGTCCCCGCACAGACCGCTGGCCGGTGTGCGGTAGTACAGGCAGCAACTGCGTCGGCGGAATGCCGCGTCGTGCGGGGCGCCGGTGTCCCGGAGGTCCGGGTGGTCGAAGAGCTCGGCGGCCAGTGCGCGGGCCCGCGCCGCCGCGTCGGGGCGGCGGTGCGTACGTGCCCAGGCAAGGAGCTGGCGCAGGGCTCCGGCCAGGGCGGACCCGGCGTTGCCCCACAGTAGCCGGTCGGACAGCGGACCGTCCCGGTGGACCGCCTCGGCCAGGGGTACGAGGTGGCCGTACTGGACGGCTTCGCGGATCCGGCAGGCGGTGCCGGGCAGTGACTCGGTGCCGTCCAGCCACAGGTCGTCGGGGGCCGGGGGCCGCGGGTCCCAGTGAAGGGCGCCGGGCGAGAGGGCGGGGAAGCTGCCGGTCAGCGCCGCCGGTCCGAGTGCGACCGACCAGAGCCGGGAGGCCAGCCCCAAGTGCGCGATCGAGGCGGCCACTCTGCGCTCGGAGGTGCCCAGCCGGGCTGCGACCGTGTCGATCCGGCCCGTGAGCGGGGCCTGTTCCCCCGCGTACAGCCCTGCCAGTGGACCATGTTCTCCGTCGGGTGGCGCGGTGGTGCGCAGCGCGAAGAATCCTCCCAACGAGGCCGCTGCGAACCCGTCCATCGCACCTGCTCCCTCCCGGCGTTCGCCGTAACCCTGCGAGGTGAGGACTCTAAGCCCTCCGAGGGAGAACTACCCTCCGTAGGAGGACACTGGGACCACGGCCGTACTACTGAGGCAGTACGCCGAATCGCCGTCTCAAGGACGACGACGCAGCCGCGTCGAAGGGACATCGTGGTGTACATGAGTTCCCTTGCGCTGTCTGTGCTGCTGTCACTGGTCTCCGCGGTCGCCTACGCGGCCGGGGCGATCGTCCAGGAGCGCGTGGCGACCGGCGACGGCCACTCGCTGGCACCGCTTCGCAACCGCGTCTGGTGGGCCGCCGTGGCGCTGAACGGCGGGGGCGCGGTGCTCCATGTCGTGGCGCTGGCCTACGGCCCGCTCAGTCTCGTCCAGCCGCTCGGTGCGCTGACCATCGTCTTCGCCCTGCCGATGGCGGCGCTCTTCGTACGCCGCCGGGCGGGAGCCACCGCGTGGCGGGGCGCGATCATGGCGACCGTCGGTCTGGCGGGCCTGCTCGCGCTCACGGGGAACGCCGGGTCGCACGCCCTGAACGGCCGGGATCAGCTGATCGTCGCCGGTGCGACGCTCGGCGCGGTCGCGCTGCTCGCCCTGGTCTCCACGGGCGTGCACCGGCCGGTGGTACGGAGCGTGGTCCTGGCCGGTGCGGCGGGCATCGCGTTCGGGATCGCCTCGGTCTTCGTGAAGACGGTGGCGGTGGGATGGACGTCCGGCGCGGTGACGGAAGGTCTGCCGGCACTGCTGGCGATCGCCGGTTTCGCGGCCACCGGGCTGCTGCTCTCCCAGGCCGCGTACCGGGGTGCCGGACTGACCGCACCGCTGGCGACGGTGACCGTGGTGAACCCGGTGATAGCGGCGGTCGTGGGCATCACGATGTTCGGCGAGCACTTCCGGTACGGCACGACCGGGACCATGCTCGCGCTGGCCTGTGCGGTGGTCGCGGCGGGCGGCCTGATCCTGCTCACGACGGAGCGGCTGGGCACGGAGCACCGGGCCGCGCAGACGGCAAACGGCGCGCTCCCGGACGCTGCGGACGTGGCGAGTGCGGAAGCGGGAGCGGGAGCCGGTGGCGCGGGGGCGGCGGAACCCGCGGCGGAACCGGTCCGCCCGGCCCTCGCACCGGGGACCGCGGTGCTCTCCGGGCCCGTACCGGCAGAGCCTGCCGCTTCAGTCGGCCCTTCGACGCCCGCCGGGACCGTCGAGGCGGTCCGGGACACGTTCTGTGCACCGCGTCCGCTGCCGGTGCTGATGCCGCTGGAGTGCCTGGGCCGGGTGACGTTCGGCTTGTCGCCGTACCCGGGCACCGAGGAGCAGAGCCGCTCGTCCGCGGGCCCTGCCGAACCCGGTGACGGGGCCGAATCCCAGGGGGCCGTTCAGACCCTGACGCCGCCCGCCCTGAGGTAGGCCAGCGGGTCGATGTCCGATCCGTAGCCGGGACCGGTGCGGATCTCGAAGTGCAGGTGCGGGCCCGTGACGTTCCCGGTGGAGCCCGAGCGCGCGATCCGCTGGCCCGCCGAGACGTGGCGGCCCTCGCGCACGTGCAGCGCGGACAGGTGCGCGTACTGGCTGTACTTGCCGTCGCTGTGCCGGATGACGACCTGGTAGCCGTACGCCCCGCCCCAGCCCGCCGAGACGACCGTGCCGGAGGCCACCGCCCTGATCGACGTACCGGTCGGGACGGGGAAGTCGACCCCGGTGTGGTAACCGCTTGCCCAGGAGCCGGACTGGTGGTACGGGGTGCCGATGCCGGCCGCGACGGGGGCGACGAGACCGGCGTGCTGCTCCGCGCGCGGCTTCGGCCGGTGGCTCTCGGTCTTCTTCGGCTGGGGCTTCGGCTTCGCGGTGCTGTGGTGCGGCTTGGGTGCTGCGGTGGTCGGGCGGGGCTTCACCGTCTGGTGCCGGGAGGCGGCCGCTTGCTGTTTCGGTTCGGCGGCCTGGTCCTGGGCCTTCGCCTTCGGGCGCTCCGGGGCTGCCGACCGCTGCGGTGCGGTGGACTTCCGGGGCTTCGGCACGGCCTTCGGCTTCGCCTGCGCGGCTGGGCCCGTCCTCGGCGACCGGGCCGTGTCCAGGCTCAGGCGCTGCCCGGGCAGGATGAGGTCGGGGTCGTCTCCCACGACCTCGCGGTTCTGCGCGTAGAGGTGCTGCCAGCCGCCCCGGACGCGCTCGGTCGCCGCGATCGCGGAGAGCGAGTCGCCGCGTGCCACGGTGTACGACTCGCGCTTGCCGGGCACTGTCGTCGGCGTGGCGGGGGCGGAGGTCCGCTTCGCCGTGGACTCGCCGGAGACGGTCCTGCCCGGGGCGGTCCGGTCCGGAGCCTTCACATGACTGGTGCGCTGCGACTGCGGGTTGATGTCGGCGGTGTCCCCGCCGTTGGTCAGCCCGGCCATGGTCGAGCAGCCCGGCCACGCGCCGGGTCCCTGCGCGTCGAGCACCTTCTCGGCGATGGAGATCTGCTCGTCCCGGGTGGCCAGATCGGCGCGCGGGGCGTAGACCGTGCCTCCGTGCGCCGCCCAGGTGGACCGGGTGAACTGCAGTCCGCCGAAGTAGCCGTTGCCGCTGTTGATGTGCCAGTCACCGGTCGACTCGCATGCGGCGACCTTCTCCCACACGTCCGTCGACGCGGCGCCCGCCGAGGCTGCCGCGATGAGCGGGAGCGCGAGGCCCGCACCGCCCGCGGTGACCGTGAGCGAGGCACGGTTGATCCGGCTGGGCTGATATCTGCGGTGCCGTCCGTTCGCGGCCATGGCTTGGCTCCCCCACTGACAGTAGGACACGTCGCAAGCGCCCAACTTATGTGCAGGCAAAGGGCGGTGACAAGAGAGCGGCCGGACTCACCCGTCACCGCCGACCCGGCGGTCCCGCCGACGACGAGCTGTCAGGGTACGAATATGCCGGCGCGGCGCCGGGCCGCCGCGTCCACGAGTGCGGCCATGACCCGGGTGTCCTGGCCCATCTCGGGGTGCCACTGGACCCCCAGCACCAGACTGTCGTGGCCGGTGAGTTCGACGGCCTCCACGGTGCCGTCGGGCGCGTGGGCGCTCGCGACGAGGCCGGTTCCCAGGCGGTCCACGGCCTGGTGGTGGTAGGCGGGTACCACGTCCGGTTCCGCAACGGCTGCCGCGTACGCCGTGCCGGGAACGGGAGTGACGGGGTGTTCGCAGAAGACGCCGGGGCCGCCGGTGTGCCCGTCCAGGTGCTGGTGCAGGGTGCCGCCGAGCGCGACGTTGAGCAGTTGCATGCCACGGCAGATGCCGAGCAGCGGGACGCGCCGGTCGATCGCCGCCTCGATCAGCGCGATTTCCCACGCGTCGCGTTCACGTGCCGGCGGACCGGTGCGGGGGTCGGGCGACTCGCCGTACCGGTCCGGTTCGACATCGGCGCCGCCTGCGATCACCACACCGTCCAGTGCCGCCACGGCCTCCCGGGCCGCCTCGGTGGTGTCGTCGGGCGGCAGCATCACCACCAGGCCGCCGACCGCCCGCACCAGGCGCGGGTAGACGGCGGGCAGCAGGACGGCCTGCGTGTCCCAGACACCCCACCGGGCCGGTTCCTGATAGGTGCTGATACCGATGACGGGCCGGGTCATGGCCGCCTCCTCCAATTGGTTCGCTGTTCGGTCGTGGTGCCGCCGCTGCCGCGTGCGGGTGCGGGTGCGGCAGCGGCGGTGCGGGCGTGTCCGCGACGCCCTTGCCCCCAGGTCCTGTTCAGTCCCGGGACAGTTCGGCCTCGGCCGCCGCCAGTGCGGCGAACTCCTCCTCCGGGGCGCTCGCGACGAGGCGGTGACGGCTGTAGAAGGCGAAGTAGGCCAGCGCCACCACGTACACGCCGAGCGCGATGAACGCGGCGTCCCGGTCCACCAGGAAGGTCGCCACCAGGGCCGAGCATGCCAGCACGAAGGCCACGGACGAGGTGAACGCGCCGCCGGGCGTCCGGTAGGGCCGTTCGAGGTGCGGTTCGCGCCGGCGCAGCACGATGTGGGAGAGCGCCATCAACGAGTAGCTGATGGTGGCGCCGAATACGGCGACGTTCAGCATCCTGCCGCCGTTGCCGATCCAGGCGGCCAGTGTGAAGCCGATCGCGCCGGGGATCAGCAGGCCGAGGTAGAGGGACTTGCGACGGTTGGTCAGCGAGAGGAAGCGCGGCAGGTAGCCGGCCCGGGAGAGCGCGAACAGCTGGCGGGAGCCGGCGAAGATCAGCGAGAAGAACGAGGCCACCAGGCCCGCCAGGCCCGCATAGTTGACGAAGCGGCTCAGGCCGGTGGGGCCGCCCTTGCCCTCCAGCGCGACCACGAGAGGGTTGCCCGCCTCCTGAATGGCCCTGGCACCCTGTGCGCCGGTGGCGGAGAGGAAGGTGAGCACCGCGAGGCCCACCAGCACGGTCAGCGAGATGGCCAGTGCCCTCGGCATCGACCTGACCGGGTCCTTGGCCTCCTCGGCGGCGAGCGGCACGCCCTCGACGCCCAGGAAGAACCACATGCCGAAGGGGAAGGCGGCCCAGATGCCGAGCAGTCCGAAGGGCAGCCAGGACGAGGAGCCGAGCGCGCCGGTGTCCACCGGGATGTCGTTGAGGCGGTCGGCGTCGAAATCGGTGAACGCGCCGATGGCGAAGATCAGCAGGGCGGCCACGGCGACGGCGGTCACGATCAGGCTGAACCGGAGCGCCTCGCCGACACCCCAGAGGTGGATCCCGATGAAGACCGCGAAGCAGGCGAGGTAGACGGGCCAGCCGGAGGTGAGCCCGAACAGGCCGAGGGATTCGACGTAGTCACCGATGAACAGCGAGATGGCGGCGGGGGCGAGGATGTACTCGATGAGAATGGCCGTACCGGTCAGGAAGCCGCCCCAGGTGCCCAGGGCGCGTCGCGCGAAGCCGTAACCGCCGCCCGCGGTGGGCAGGATGGCGGAGAGTTCGGCCAGCGCGAAGACGAGGCACGCGTACATCAGGCCCATCAGCACGGTGGCCGCGGCGAGCCCGCCGAATCCGCCCTTGGACAGGCCGATGTTCCAGCCGGAGTAGTCGCCGGACACCACGTAGGCGACGCCGAGTCCGGTCAGCAGGAGCCAGCCCGCACTGCCCCGGCGCAGCGTACGGCGGTGCAGGCACTCGTCCTCGCCGGTCACCACGCCGGCCGTGCCGCCGGGTGGGCTGGTGGGTGTGTCGGTTCCCTGGGCCATGGGGCGCTCCAGATGTGTGTCGACGGCGCTGCGTCGAGGCGTGGCAGGCGAAAGGGCGCGTCAAAGTTCGTGGGCAACCGTTCGCGGGCAAAGGTTCGAAGGCAATGGTTCACGCTCAAAGGTTCACCGGCACACCTTTATGGAACGCCAGGTGAAACGCAAGGGGCGCGCGTTAAACAGTGGTTACGCGTGTGCGCCTTGCTCGCGACAAGTGCACCGGGCCCCTCTCCGGCGAGGATTCGCCACCACCGGCCGGACCCTCTTCCCAAGCAATGGTTTCCTGTCATACCTTATGGATCTCGGTGCACCCAAGGAGGAATCCCGTGGCAGACCGCAAACCCCCGCTCGCCGTCGAGGAGCTGCGCTCGCTCGTCGCGAACGGGGCCATCGACACCGTCGTCCTGGCCTTTCCCGATATGCAGGGCCGGCTCCAGGGCAAGCGGTTCGCCGCCGGTTTCTTCCTCGACGAGGTTCTGGAGCACGGTACCGAGGGCTGCAACTATCTGCTGGCCGTCGACACCGACATGAACACCGTCGACGGCTACGCGATGTCCTCCTGGGAGCGGGGCTACGGCGACTTCGCCATGGTCCCGGACCTCAAAACCCTGCGCCTGCTGCCCTGGCACGAGGGCACCGCAATGCTCGTCGCCGACCTCGCCTGGAACGACGGCGGCCCGGTCGTCGCCGCCCCGCGCCAGGTGCTGCGCCGGCAGCTGGACCGGCTGGCCGGCCTCGGCTACCGCGCCCAGGTGGGCACGGAGCTGGAGTTCATCGTCTTCAAGGACACCTACGAGCAGGCCTGGGACCGCGGCTACCGCGGGCTGACCCCGGCCAATCAGTACAACATCGACTACTCCATCCTCGGCACCGGACGCGTCGAGCCCCTGCTGCGCCGCATCCGCAACGAGATGCAGGCGGCCGGGCTGACCGTCGAGTCGGCCAAGGGTGAGTGCAACCTCGGCCAGCACGAGATCGCCTTCCGCTACGACGAGGCGCTGGTCACCTGCGACCAGCACGCGATCTACAAGACGGGCGCCAAGGAGATCGCCGCGCAGGAGGGCGTCTCGCTCACCTTCATGGCCAAGTACGACGAGCGCGAGGGCAACTCCTGTCACATCCACCTCTCGCTCACCGACGACAACGGCGACAACGCGATGTCGGGTGCTGGCCCGGACGGCATGTCCGATCTGATGCGGCACTTCCTCGCCGGACAGCTCGCCGCCCTGCGTGACTTCTCCCTGCTGTACGCACCGAACATCAACTCCTACAAGCGGTTCCAGCCCGGCTCCTTCGCGCCGACCGCCGTCGCCTGGGGCCACGACAACCGCACCTGCTCCCTGCGCGTGGTCGGCCACGGCCGCTCCCGCCGCTTCGAGAACCGGCTGCCCGGCGGGGACGTCAATCCGTACCTCGCCACCGCCGGACTGGTCGCCGCTGGGCTGTACGGCGTGGAGCACGAGCTGGCGCTGCCGGAGGTCTGCACGGGCAACGCCTACACCTCCGAGTACGAGCAGGTGCCGACCACCCTGCGCGAGGCCGCCGACCTGTGGGAGGCAAGCCCCATCGCCAAGGAGGCGTTCGGCGAGGAGGTCGTCGCGCACTATCTCAACATGGCGCGTGTCGAACTCGCCGCCTACGACGCCGCCGTGACCGACTGGGAGCTGCGCCGCTCCTTCGAGCGCCTGTGACCTCCGTCCCGTCCCGCACTCCCCCCTCGCACGCCTCACCCCCTCACTGCCCTTCACGTCCCTCACCCCCGATCGAGGCCCGTACGTGTCCCACCAGTCAGCACCGCACAGCCTGGACGTCCTGAACCCGGCCACCGCCGAGATCATCGCCACCGTCCCGGCCGCCACCGCCGCCGATGTCGACGCGGCCGTCGCCCGCGCCGCCACCGCCCAGCGCGTCTGGGCCGCGGCGGCCCCCGCCGACCGCGCCCGGCTACTGCGCCGGTTCGCCGCCACCGTCGACGAACACATCGAGGAACTGGCCCTGCTGGAGGTCCGGGAGGCCGGACACACCATCGGCAACGCCCGCTGGGAGGCGGGCAATGTCCGCGACCTCCTCGACTACTGCGCGGGTGGCGTCGAACGCCTGATGGGCCGGCAGATCCCGGTCGCCGGCGGCATCGACTTCACCCTCCTGGAACCGCTCGGCGTCATCGGGGTCATCGCCCCCTGGAACTTCCCGATGCCGATCGCGGCCTGGGGCGCGGCCCCGGCGCTCGCCGCCGGCAACGCCGTCCTGCTCAAGCCCGCCGAGACCACCCCGCTGACCGCGCTGCGCCTGGCCGAACTGGCCCTGGAGGCCGGGCTGCCCGGCGGACTGTTCCAGGTGCTGCCGGGCGAGGGGCCGGTGGCCGGCGGTGCCCTGGTGGACCACCCCGGCGTGGCCAAGATCGTCTTCACCGGCTCCACTCGGACCGGCAAGCACATCATGACCCGCTGCGCCGAACGCGTGAAGCGCCTCACCCTGGAGCTCGGCGGCAAGAGCCCCAACGTCGTCTTCGCCGACGCCGACCTGGAGGCCGCGGCGGCCGCCGCCCCGATGTCCTTCCTGGACAACGCAGGCCAGGACTGCTGCGCCCGAACCCGCATCCTGGTCGAGCGCTCGGCCCACGACCGCTTCCTCGACCTGCTGGCACCGGCCGTCGCCGCCGTGGTGGTCGGCGATCCCTCGGACGAGAAGACCCAGATGGGTCCGCTGATCTCGGCCGTCCAGCGGGATCGCGTGAGCGGATTCGTGGACGTCCTGCCCGACGGCGTCCGGACGATCCTGGGCTCGGCGCCCGACGGACCCGGGTTCTGGTACCCGCCGACCGTCCTCGCCGGGGTGTCCCCGGATGCCCCGGTCGCCGTCGACGAGGTCTTCGGGCCGGTCGCCGTGGTGCTGCCGTTCGACGACGAGGCGGACGCCGTACGGCTGGCGAACGCCACGGAGTACGGTCTGGCCGGGTCGGTCTGGACGCGTGACGTGGCCCGTGCCCTGCGGGTCGGCCAAGGACTGCGGGCCGGAAACCTCTCGGTCAACTCGCACTCCAGCGTCCGCTACGCCACCCCCTTCGGCGGTTACAAACAGTCCGGACTGGGCCGCGAGCTCGGCCCCGACGCACTCGCCGCCTTCACCGAAACCAAGAACATCTTCATCAGCACGGAGGCCTGAGCACCATGACCGACACCACCGCTGTCTGCCGCCGCCTGGTCGGCCGCACCGCCGTTGTCACCGGAGCCGGGAGCGGCATCGGACTGGCCACCGTCCGGCGCCTGGCCGCCGAGGGCGCGCACGTGGTCTGCGCCGATGTGGACGAGGCGAGCGGCAAGGCCGCCGCCGAGGAGGTCGACGGCCTCTTCGTACGTACCGACGTCACGGACGCCGAGCAGGTCGAGGCCCTGTTCAAGGCCGCCTTCGACACCTACGGCTCGGTCGACATCGCGTTCAACAACGCGGGGATCTCGCCTCCCGAGGACGACTCGATCCTGGAGACCGGCCTCGAAGCCTGGCGGCGGGTGCAGGAGGTCAACCTCACCTCCGTGTACCTGTGCTGCAAGGCGGCCATCCCGTACATGCGGCGCCAGGGCAAGGGCTCCATCATCAACACGGCCTCCTTCGTGGCCCGGATGGGCGCCGCCACCTCGCAGATCTCCTACACGGCCTCCAAGGGCGGCGTGCTGGCCATGTCGCGTGAACTCGGTGTGCAGTTCGCTCGGGAGGGCATCCGGGTCAACGCGCTGTGCCCCGGCCCGGTCAACACCCCGCTCCTCCAGGAGCTGTTCGCCAAGGATCCGGAGCGGGCCGCCCGCAGGCTGGTGCACATCCCGGTCGGCCGGTTCGCCGAACCCACCGAGATGGCGGCCGCCGTGGCCTTCCTGGCCAGCGACGACTCCTCCTTCGTCAACGCCACCGACTTCCTGGTCGACGGCGGGCTCACCGGCGCCTACGTCACACCGCTCTAGGCCGGTGCGGACGGGGGACGGGGCGCCCCGCCCGTCCCGTCCCCCGTCCGCGGCGACCGCTCACACCACAGGAGTGTCCCCAGCGTGCCCGTACTCCGTCCCGCACTCCGGTCCGCCCGGCGCTCCGCCGCGCGGCTGGCCGTCACCGCGCTCGCGCTGACGGCGACCCTGGCCACCGTCACCGCACCTGCCGGAGCCCACGACCGCCCGGGATCCGGCCGTCCCTGCCCGCAGCTGACCGTGTCGACCGGCTGGTACGGGGCCAACCAGGCTCGTATCCAGCGGCTCATCGACCGCTACGGGAGCTGCTCGCCGCTCCACCGCGACGGCCGTGCCGCGCCGGTGGCGGTCTTCGACTGGGACAACACTGTCATCAAGAACGATGTCGGCGACGCCACCATGTTCTGGTTGCTGCGCAACTCCCGGATCCGGCAGCCCGATCGCGGCGACTGGCGCACCACCAGCCGCTACCTCACGGACTCGGCGGCCGATTCACTGCGCGCCGCCTGCCCGGACGGCACCGGCCTTGACCGCACCCTGCCGACCGCGACCGACGCGGCCTGCGCCGACGAGATCCTCTCGGTCTACAGCGAGGCCACCACCACCTCGGGGCAGGACGCCTTCGCCGGGTACGACCGGCGCACGATG
Coding sequences within it:
- a CDS encoding 3-oxoacyl-ACP reductase, which gives rise to MTDTTAVCRRLVGRTAVVTGAGSGIGLATVRRLAAEGAHVVCADVDEASGKAAAEEVDGLFVRTDVTDAEQVEALFKAAFDTYGSVDIAFNNAGISPPEDDSILETGLEAWRRVQEVNLTSVYLCCKAAIPYMRRQGKGSIINTASFVARMGAATSQISYTASKGGVLAMSRELGVQFAREGIRVNALCPGPVNTPLLQELFAKDPERAARRLVHIPVGRFAEPTEMAAAVAFLASDDSSFVNATDFLVDGGLTGAYVTPL
- a CDS encoding glutamine synthetase family protein gives rise to the protein MADRKPPLAVEELRSLVANGAIDTVVLAFPDMQGRLQGKRFAAGFFLDEVLEHGTEGCNYLLAVDTDMNTVDGYAMSSWERGYGDFAMVPDLKTLRLLPWHEGTAMLVADLAWNDGGPVVAAPRQVLRRQLDRLAGLGYRAQVGTELEFIVFKDTYEQAWDRGYRGLTPANQYNIDYSILGTGRVEPLLRRIRNEMQAAGLTVESAKGECNLGQHEIAFRYDEALVTCDQHAIYKTGAKEIAAQEGVSLTFMAKYDEREGNSCHIHLSLTDDNGDNAMSGAGPDGMSDLMRHFLAGQLAALRDFSLLYAPNINSYKRFQPGSFAPTAVAWGHDNRTCSLRVVGHGRSRRFENRLPGGDVNPYLATAGLVAAGLYGVEHELALPEVCTGNAYTSEYEQVPTTLREAADLWEASPIAKEAFGEEVVAHYLNMARVELAAYDAAVTDWELRRSFERL
- a CDS encoding aldehyde dehydrogenase family protein, with the protein product MSHQSAPHSLDVLNPATAEIIATVPAATAADVDAAVARAATAQRVWAAAAPADRARLLRRFAATVDEHIEELALLEVREAGHTIGNARWEAGNVRDLLDYCAGGVERLMGRQIPVAGGIDFTLLEPLGVIGVIAPWNFPMPIAAWGAAPALAAGNAVLLKPAETTPLTALRLAELALEAGLPGGLFQVLPGEGPVAGGALVDHPGVAKIVFTGSTRTGKHIMTRCAERVKRLTLELGGKSPNVVFADADLEAAAAAAPMSFLDNAGQDCCARTRILVERSAHDRFLDLLAPAVAAVVVGDPSDEKTQMGPLISAVQRDRVSGFVDVLPDGVRTILGSAPDGPGFWYPPTVLAGVSPDAPVAVDEVFGPVAVVLPFDDEADAVRLANATEYGLAGSVWTRDVARALRVGQGLRAGNLSVNSHSSVRYATPFGGYKQSGLGRELGPDALAAFTETKNIFISTEA